The DNA segment AGGTGCGCAATTGGGGGCCGCTCACCCTGCGCACGCTGTATCTCGACATGGAGGTCTGCGGCGCGCTGCCGGCCGAATGCCGGGTGTTCCGGGTGTCGGAGCTTCTGCACGCCCTGATCGTGGAAATGGTCGCCGCCCCGCATGAATATGATCTGGCCGGCCGCGAGGCACGGATCGCCGAGCTGCTGATCGGTGAACTGGCGCGCATGCCCGATGTCCACCTGCACGCCCCCATGCCCCAGGACCGGCGCCTGGCGCGCATCTGCCGCGCGGTGCTGAAAGACCCCGCCGCCGAACACGATCTGGACCACTGGGCGGCGGTGGGCGGCATGGCCCGACGCACCCTGACCCGCCAGTTCCGCCGCGAAACCGGGCTCACCTTCGCCGAATGGCGCCAGCAGATCCGCCTGCTCGAAGCCCTGCCGCGCCTCGCCTCGGGCGAAACGGTCACCAACGTCGCGCTCGACCTCGGCTATGACAGCCCCAGCGCCTTCACCGCCATGTTCCGCCGCATCCTGGGCGCCAGCCCGCGCGACTACCTCCGCACCACGGCGGAAGGCGGGCGGGCGGTGGGGTGAACCTGACGGAGGGGCGCCCGGCATGACCGGACGACGGCGCCCGGCGTCCCTGTCCGGTCCCCCCTTGGCCGACCTCCGCACACCCTCTCTACCGTCATCCCCGCGCAGGCGCATAGGCGCTAACCTAACCTCTTGCCATCCGTCCAAATCTATGATTCTACAGGCGTCATGAGCGACGCAAAGACCATGATAGAAGTGGACGACTGGTCGGTCCTTGCCGATCGCCTGTCCCTTGGGCGTGATCTGACGGACTGGGCTCGGAGTGCGGGTGCCTTCGAGCGGTCGCGGCGGATCCGGGATGGAGAAACGCTGCTGAGGCTGGTTCTGGCCTGGGCTGTGGGCGGGAAGTCGT comes from the Tistrella mobilis genome and includes:
- a CDS encoding helix-turn-helix transcriptional regulator; protein product: MLGHAGSSAFDTAADLPSPEPYVTGIVGHLAARSAAERLQAIDRPVVGMAADFAAGNVGSHHDHPRGQIEYALTGVMTAITDHGTWVVPPRTALWIPAHTMHQVRNWGPLTLRTLYLDMEVCGALPAECRVFRVSELLHALIVEMVAAPHEYDLAGREARIAELLIGELARMPDVHLHAPMPQDRRLARICRAVLKDPAAEHDLDHWAAVGGMARRTLTRQFRRETGLTFAEWRQQIRLLEALPRLASGETVTNVALDLGYDSPSAFTAMFRRILGASPRDYLRTTAEGGRAVG